In the Gemmatimonadota bacterium genome, TCGTCTCGAGCTACCTCGCGATCGCGGTCCTCCTGCGGTATGTCTCCAAGCGCGGCTACGGCATCTTCGCCGTGTATCGCTTCGTGCTCGGCGCCGTGATCATCGGCCTGATCATCACGCGAGGCGGGTGGTGACCTGGCTGGGTCTCGATGGCGTGACGCTCGCGGCGCGCCTCGGGCTACCGCGGGTCGAGGCCGTCGGCGTGCTCGGCTCGACCATGGATGCGGCGCACGAGCTGGCGGCCGGGGGGGCACCCGCCGGGACGCTCGTGGTCGCCGAGGAGCAGTCGGCCGGGCGCGGTCGTGGCGGACGCGTCTGGACCTCAGGACCGGGGGCCGGGCTCTGGATGACGCTCGTTGAGCGGCCGCGCAGCGCCGACGGCATCGACGTCCTGAGCTTGCGCGTCGGGCTGCGGCTCGCGCCGGTGCTCGAGCGCTGGACCGTCGCGCCCATCCGGCTGAAGTGGCCCAACGACCTCTACGTCGACAGGCGCAAGCTCGCTGGTGTGCTCATCGAGGCGAGATGGCGTGGTGCGCATCCCGATTGGGTCGCGATCGGACTCGGCCTCAACCTCGTCGCACCGCCGGACCTCGCCGCGGCCGCCCTCCTCGGCGCGCGAGCGGAGACCGTGCTCGCCGAGGTCGTGCCGGCGCTGCGAGCCGCGGCCTTCGCGCACGGGCCGTTGTCCACCGGGGAACTCGCCGAGTTCGCCCGGCGTGATCTGGCGATGGGGCAGCGCGTCTCCTCTCCAGCGGAAGGGCTCGTCCGCGGGATCTCGTCGGCCGGCGAACTCCTCGTCGAGACCGATTCCGGCATCACCCCGCATCGCGCGGGCTCGCTCGTCTTCGCCATCAGCTGAGGCCTTTCCCACATGCTCCTCGTCGCGGACGTCGGCAACACCGAGACCACGCTCGGCCTCTGCCATGGTGAGGTCGTCACCGACCACTGGCGCATCACCACCGACGCGCAACGGACGCCGGACGAGGTGCTTCTCGTCCTCCGCGGGCTCCTGAAGGCGAACAACGTGCCTCTCGAGCAAGTGACGGCGTCCGCCATCGGCTCCGTGGTCCCCGGTGTCACCGGCGCGCTCGTCGAGGCCGCGGCGAAGCTGACCGGCAACCAGCCGGTCGTCGTGGATGCGCGCTCCAAGCTCGGCATCACGCTCGCGGTCGACGAGCCGATGACCGTCGGGGCGGATCGGATCATCAACACGCTCGCCGCGAGCCGCATCTATCGCGTCGATTGCATCGTCGTCGACCTCGGGACAGCGACCACGTATGACTGCATCACCGCCGACGGCGTCTTCTTGGGGGGCGTGATCCAGCCTGGCGTGCGAACCTCGGCCGAGACGCTGTTCCGCCGCACGTCGAAGCTCCCAGCGACCGAGCTCGTCGCACCGCGCAAGGCGATCGGCACGCGCACCGAGGAGTGCATCCGAGCGGGGGTGGTCTTCGGGGCCGCGGATTCGCTCGACGGGATCGTGCGCCGCATCAAGCGGGACTGGCCGCGGGACCAGGTGCCGAAGGTCGTCGCGACGGGCGGTCTCGCGGCGGTGATCAAGCCCTATTGCAGCGAGATCGAACTCATCGAGCCCGATCTCACGCTGCACGGGCTGCGCATGGCGTACGACCTGCTCACGAGCCGCTGAAGAGCGCGTCCACGCGGTCGTAGCCGCAGGGCAGGGTGATGCCCTCGGCCGTCGCCCCGGCGCGGAGCAGCGCCTCGACCGACTCCGGCGTGCGCCGGTCGGTCCAGTACGAATCGGTGCAGGCCTTCACGGCGAGCATCAGGGGCGTCCGGTCACGGCCGTCGCGGGCGTTCGGGTCCGCGCCCGCGGCGAGCAACGCACGAACGGCGGCGGGACGGCTGCGCCAGGCGGCCGCGTGCAAGGCGGTGCACAGGGGCGCGAGGTCGTAGTATCCGTACCCCGGCCCGAACCGCGCGTCGACGGGCAGTCCCAGCTCCAGGAGGAGACGCAGGCCGGTGCTGTTGCCGTTGGCCGCGAACCGGACGAGTACCGCCGCGGACATCGCATGCACCGCGTCGACCGCGGCAGGCATCGTCTCGACGATGGTCCGCACCGCCGGGGCGTGGCCCCGCGCACAGGCCGCGAGCAGGGCGTCACCGCCAGTGATCCGCAACTGGATGCCGCGCCGCGCCATCGCGTCGAGCACATCACCGCGGCCGAGCCGCGCCGCGAGTGTCACAGCGTCCACGTCATGGAATGCCCGGTGGGGATCGGCGCCGTGATCGAGCAGGGATTGCACGATCTCGAGGTCGTTGTCACGGGCGAGTGCGTGGTGCAGGATGCTCGGCGACCACCGCGTCGGCCGCGTCGCATCGGCGCCGTGGTCAAGCAGCCATCGGACCCCGCGCACGTCATGCCAATCGCACTTGCGAAGCAGGAGCGTGGCCAGCGTGTCCGGGGTGCAGCGTCCGCTCTCGACGAGGGCGTGCATCGGTCCGTTCTCGTAGCCCTCGGGCGTATGGTATGCGACCTCGTCGTCGTTCGGATCGGCGCCGTGGGCGAGCAGGAGTCGCGCGAGTTCGAGGTGCCCGGCCAGGGCGGCTGCGCCGTAGAGCGCGGAACGGAAATCGGTCCCCGGGTCCGCCTTCGGGTCACGGAACCCGGTGTTGGCGTCGGCACCGGCCTCCAGCAGCGCGCTTGCGGCGTCCACGAAGTCGCGGTCCGGTCGGTCAGGCGCATCCAAGAACGTCGAGAAGCACAGATAGGTGAGCGGGTCCCACTGGAACGGCCCACCCAGCCCTGTTGGTGCCGTCGTGCCGCTGGCGAGGGCCGCGCGGACGGTGACCGCATCGCCGAGCGCCGCGGCGAGGTGGAGGGAAGCCGTCGCCTCACGCGCAGCGCGACCCAGTGCCTCCCGGGCCTTCGCCCTCGCCGCTGCGCGATCGCCGTCTCGAGGCGATGTGATCGCGCGGAGGACCAGGTCAGCGGGGCCAGCGAACGGGCGTGACGACATGACGCGCTAAGCTACGGCGCGGCGGACGCGCGGCCAAGCAGCGGCGCCGCGTGAGGCGGGGAGCGCGAGGGAAGCAGCGGCGCTGCGCCGTCCTCGCAGCGTCGGCGGCCCGTCATCTTGGCGGCAGTCTCGTCCAAGATGGCGCGAAACGGTCGGCCGGAACGGCAGGCGAGACTAGCAGTGTAACCGTATCGCATACATATACTTATGTCGTTCAGGCATTCGGGGGATCGGGGGTTGTCTGGCCCGGCGCTTGATCGTACCTTAGGATGTTGTTAGCACTCCAGCTCCGTGAGTGCCAACGTGGTTCTCATCACTCCAACCCTAGCACGAGGATCGATATCCATGGCAGCGAAGACTGCAGCCGCGAACAAGGTCGCGCCGCTCTCCGACCGTGTGGTCGTGAAGGCGATCGAGGAAACCGAGCAGATGCGCGGTGGCCTGTACATCCCCGACACGGCGAAGGAGAAGCCGCAGCAGGGTGAGGTGATCGCCGTGGGCCCGGGCCGCACCGAGGACGGCAAGCGCGTCCCGATGGAAGTGAAGGCCGGCGACAAGGTCCTCTACGGCAAGTACTCGGGCACCGAGGTCACGATCGAGGGCGAGCAGCTCCTGATCCTGCGCGAGTCCGACATCCTCGCCGTCGTCAACTAACTCCATCATCCAGAGGGATCCACACATGGCAGCGAAGGAACTCCATTTCAACGTCGACGCGCGCGCGGCACTCAAGCGCGGCGTCGATCAGCTCGCCGAGGCGGTGAAGGTCACCCTCGGTCCCAAGGGCCGCAACGTCGTCATCGACAAGAAGTTCGGCGCCCCGACCGTCACCAAGGACGGCGTGACCGTCGCGAAGGAGATCGAGCTGGCCGACCCGATCGAGAACATGGGCGCCCAGATGGTGAAGGAAGTGGCGACCAAGACGTCCGACCTCGCCGGCGACGGCACGACGACCGCGACGGTGCTCGCGCAGGCGATCTTCCGCGAAGGCCTCAAGAACGTGACGGCCGGCGCGAATCCGATGGCCATCAAGCGCGGCGTCGACAAGGCGGTCAGCGCGATCGTCGAGGAGCTCAAGAAGCTCTCCGTCCCGACGTCGGGCAAGAAGGAGATCGCGCAGGTCGGCACCATCTCGGCGAACAACGACCCCGAGATCGGCAACCTGATCAGCGAAGCGATGGAGAAGGTCGGCAAGGACGGCGTCATCACGGTCGAGGAGGCCAAAGGCCTCGAGACCACGCTCGAGACGGTCGACGGCATGCAGTTCGACCGCGGCTACCTCTCGCCGTACTTCATCACCGATCCGGAGAAGATGGAAGCCGTCCTCGAGGACGCCTACATCCTCATTCATGACAAGAAGATCGGCTCCATGAAGGACCTGCTCCCGGTGCTCGAGAAGGTCGCGCAGACCGGCAAGCCGCTCCTGATCATCGCCGAGGACATCGAGGGCGAGGCCCTCGCCACGATCGTCGTCAACAAGCTGCGCGGCACGCTCCGCGTCTGCGCCGTGAAGGCGCCGGGCTTCGGCGACCGTCGCAAGGCGATGCTCGAGGACATCGCGGTCCTCACCAAGGGCAACGTCATCTCCGAGGAAGTCGGCTTCAAGCTCGAGAACGCCGTGATCACCGACCTCGGCCGCGCCAAGCGCATCGTCGTCGACAAGGACAACACGACGGTCATCGACGGCCACGGCGACGACGACAAGATCAAGGGGCGCATCAAGGAGATCGAGGTCGCGGTCGAGAAGTCGACGAGCGACTACGACAAGGAGAAGCTCCAGGAGCGCAAGGCGAAGCTCGCGGGCGGCGTGGCGGTGATCAACGTCGGCGCGGCGACCGAGAGCGAGATGAAGGAGAAGAAGGCGCGCGTCGAGGATGCGCTCCATGCGACCCGTGCTGCGGTCGAGGAGGGCATCGTCCCGGGCGGCGGCGTGGCGCTCATCCGCGCGCAGGCCGCGCTCAAGGGCATCAAGCTCGACCATGACGAGCAGATCGGCGTCGACATCATCCGTCGCGCCGTCGAGGAGCCCATCCGCATGATCGTCCAGAACGCCGGCGGCGAGGGCTCGATCGTCGTCGAGAAGGTCCGCGCGTCGAAGGACAAGAACTTCGGCTACAACGCCTTCTCCGACACCTACGAGGACCTCGTCCTCGCCGGCGTCATCGACCCGACGAAGGTGACCCGCACGGCGCTCCAGAATGCCGCGTCGATCGCCTCGCTCCTCCTCACCACCGAGTGCCTCATCGTGGAGAAGAAGGAGAAGGAGTCCGCTGCCCCGGCCGCGCCGGGCGGTGGCATGGGCGGGATGTACTAAGGCAGAACGAAGCAGGCAGTACGAAGAGCGGCCCGACCGGATTCCGGTCGGGCCGCTCCTTGCGTTCGCGCCACGGGTCGCTGCCGTCGTGGTGCGATCAGTTCTTCGGCAGCACCGCGTTCGCCCGCTCAGCGGAGTCCACGCCCTCCACGACGCGCTCGATCAGGCCCGAGCCGATGTCGTAGACCCAGCCGTGCAGCATCGGGCGGCGACCGCGGGACCACGCGTCCTGGATGATCGACGTCCGGCTCAGCACACCCACCTGCTGCATCACGTTCAGGTGAGACAGACGGTGCAGGCGCTCCTCGTGGTCCTTCGTCGCGTCGAGTTCGGTCCGGTGCCACCGGATGATGTCACGGATGTCCGACAGCCAATGGTCGATCAGGCCGTTGGACAACGGTCCCTCGGCGGCTTTGAGGGCACCGCAGTTCGAGTGGCCGCACACGATGACATGCTCCACGTCCAGCACGTTCACCGCGAACTGCACCACCGACAGCACGTTCAGGTCCGTCTCCCACACTTGATTGCCGATGTTGCGGTGCACGAACATCTCGCCCGGGAGCGCACCCGTCATCAGTTCGAGGGGCACGCGGCTGTCCGAGCATCCGATCACGAGGTAGTGCGGCGTCTGCGCCGCCTCGCGCTTCGCGAAGAAATTCGGGTCCTCCTTCACCATCTCCTGCGCCCACTCGACGTTGTTCTGCAACAGCTTCTGGTAGTACTTCACGGGGCCTTCCGGGGTGAGGTCGGGTCAGTGTGCGCCAGCGGCGAGCGGGCGCGGCGGGATCGCCACCAAGCGGTAGTCGATGTTCCGGAGCTGCGCGGTGTCCGAGAACTGGTGCAGCACCTCGAGGGCGTCGGCGTCGAATCGGCGTACCAGTCGGCCGTCGATCTCCACGCGCGACCCGGGGGGCAACCCTTCGAGTTCGCTCAGGAGGGCCGCCTTGTTGAGGAAGTTCACGTGGTCGTGCAGCTGCCACCGCCGCAGCACGGCACCCGCCGGACTCACCACCGTGAACGGCGGGTTGAGGAGCGTGTCCCGCAGGATGATGAACACGCCCACCGTCATGCCGATCGCGATGCCCACGAGCAAGTCCGTCAGGAGGATCGCCACGATCGTAATCACGTACGGTACCCACTGCGATCGCCCGAGCCGGATCATCGACCGGAGGATCGAGGGATGTGCGAGCTTGTATCCGGTGTGCAACAGGATCGCGGCGAGCGCCGCCAGCGGGATCAGGTTCAGGAACCGGGGGATCACCACCACCGCCACGAGCAGCAACACGCCATGCAGGATCGCCGACCATCGGGTGCGCGCCCCCGCCGAGACATTCGCCGCGGACCGCACGATGACGCCGGTCAGCGGCAGCCCGCCGATCAGCCCTGACAGCGTGTTCCCGATCCCTTGCGCGAGCAGCTCCCGGTTCGGGGGAGCCTCGCGCTTGAAGGGGTCCATCTTGTCCGTCGCCTCCAGGGAGAGCAGCGTCTCCAGCGAGGCGACGATGCCCAGTGTCAGGCCGATGCGCCAGACGGCGCCCGAGGTGATCGCGCCCCACGCCGGGAAGGAGAACTGTTGCATCCACTCCGCCGCGGCGGCCGGGACGGGCAATCCCACCAGGTGCGTCGGCGCGAGCACCCACGACGGAGCGAGCGAGGCGAAGAGCGCATTCAGCCCCGTCCCCAGGACCACCACGGCGAGGGGGGCAGGGAAGAGCCGTACCTTCGCGAGCGGCGTCGCGGCCCAGCCGAAGAGCACGACGAGCGAGACGAGCGCGATGAGCACCGCCCCGGGCTCCATCGCATCGAGCGCGTGCGAGAGGCCGCTGAAGGTGTTCTCCGCATTCGCCTGCCGGAACGTCTCGTCGCCCATGCTGTCGGCGTCGTAGCCGACGGCGTGCGGCAACTGCTTCAGGATCAGCACGAGGCCGATCGCCGAGAGCATCCCCTTGATCACCGCCGAGGGGAAGTAGTAGCCGATGATGCCCGCCCGGATCGCGGCCAGCACCAGTTGCACGCCACCGCCGATCACGACCGCGAGCAGGAACGCGCGATAATCCTTCAGCTCCGTGATCGCGGCGAACACGATCGCGGTCAGGCCGGCCGCAGGGCCGCTCACCATCAGCGCGGAACCGCTCAAGGGGGCGACGACGAGGCCACCGATGATCCCCGCGAGGACGCCGGCGAATGGCGGCGCGCCGGACGCCAGCGCGACGCCCAGACAGAGCGGAAGAGCGACGAGGAACACGACGACGGACGCCGGCGCGTCGTGTCGCCACTGGATCGAATGCGGGTCGGACGGGTGCTCGGGCATGGTCCTCCTCAGACCGGTCGAACAGCTCGATCGGAGCGGGTGTGGATCACGCCTTGCTGGCGTGACGTTCGGATGCGGGGAGACTAGCGGACGGACATATCAAAGTGAAGTGCTCCCGATTGCCCACGCCTTGCGCGCGGCGACGCGCCCTTGGGGTCAGACTCCCAGGCTCAGCTGCACGCTCACCGACGGGCGTGCACCGAGCCAGAACGCCTCTTCGGGAGCGCGCCGCGCCGCCGACCGAACCGGGCCGCGATACCCGGCTCCTCGAAGCGCGGCGCCCACCGCCCGCTCGGCGAGCGCGGGCGTGTTGTTCGTCTCGCTCAGGTGCAGGAGCGTCACGGCCCTGAGCGAGGGACCGGCGAGTTCCGCCGCGAGCGACGCGGACTCCGCATTCCCGATGTGCCCCCGGCCCCCGCGGATGCGCTGCTTGAGCGACGCCGGGTAGGGACCGGCCCGGAGCATCTCGAGGTCGTGGTTCGCTTCGAGGCAAAGGGCGTCGCATCGCGCGAACACGCGCCGCAGTGCCTCCGGGACCGCCCCGAGGTCGTGCGCGACCCCCACGCGGGCACCGCTCGCGGTCGCGGTGATCGCGAATGCCAACGGTGCCGTCGCGTCATGCGGGATGGCGACGGCCTCGATCGAGAACCCGTCGATCACGAGCGTCGTCCCGGGCGCGATCGGCCGACGCCAGCGCGCCTCGATCTCGCGAAGGGTTCCCAGTGTACCGGCGGAACTGATCACCGGCCAGCGCCACTTCTTCTGCGCGCGCTCCGCGCCCTGCGCATGGTCCACGTGCTCGTGCGTGACGAGCAGGGCGCTGATCGATTCCGGTGCGACGTCGATCGCCTTGAGCCGCGTGGCGAGCGCCCGCGGGCCGAATCCGCAGTCGACGAGGATCCGGTGCGCACCGCTCTCGAGCAGCAGGGCGTTCCCGGAGCTCCCGCTGCCGAGTGTCCATCCTCTCATCGACCGCGGCCCTGGCGCGTTGTCAGGCGGACCAGCGCGCCGCGTATGCCGCGGTCAGGCAATCGCGCATCCCCTCGCCGAGCGCGACGTCGCGACGCGCCATCACGCGCTGCGTGACCTCGAGGAACTTGTCGAGCGCGAAGGTGCCCCAGGCCGGCGCCTCGCCCCAGGCGAAGGGGGCGACCGCCTTGGGCGGCATCGCGGTGCCGAAGACGTTCGCCCCGGCCCCCAGCACGCACCCGGTGGTCAGGCGGGTCCCGATGCCCGTCTTCACGTGATCGCCGATCATCGAGCCGAGGAACTGGAGGCCTGTCTCCTCGACCCCCCGAGGTGTCCACAGCTGCACGGTGCCGTACGAGTTCTTGAGGTTACTCGTCACGGTGTTCGCGCCGAGATTCGCCCACCGGCCGATCACCGAGTGGCCGACGAAACCGTCGTGCCCCTTGTTGCAGTGGCCGATCATGATGGTCGAACTGATCTCGCCATTCACCTTCACGCGCTCCCCGATGCTGCAGGCGGCCACGCGCCCGCCGCTCACCGTGGCGCCCTCGCCGATGATGCACGGACCCACGAGACGCGTGAAGGCCTGGACGGTCGCCCCGCGCCGCACGAGCACCGGCCCCGCGGTGGCATCGATCACCACCAACGGTTCGACATGGGCCGAGATGTCGATGTGGACGGGGTGCGCCCCCAGCACCGTCACGTGGGGCGGTACTTCGAGCGTCGCTGGCGACCACGCGAGCGCATCGGAAGTGAGCATGAGGTTCAGATGCCGGATGAGGTCCCACACCTGATCCACCCACCACCCATCCACGGTCGCGTCGGTGCCGGCGGTCTCGATCCCGGACGCGTGGGCGCTCGCGAGCGCGTCGAGGGTCGTGTCACCGGCCGCGATCCGCTCGAGAGGCAACGCGGCGGGCAGTCGGATGGCCGCGACGCGCCCGCCGACGCGGACCACGCGCCTGGCGGCATCGATGCGGGCCGTCAGGACGGGGGCGCACCGCGCATTCACCAGCCAGGTGCCCGGCGCCAGCGGCCCGGACACCGCCGGCGGGGCGTCCAGTTCCTCGAACCGCGCGAGGTGCGCGGCCCCGACGAAGCCCGTGGCGGTCGCGCCGAGCACCTGCTCCCAGCGGCGGCGCGTGATCTCGCCGCCGGTGCGCAACTCGCTCGCGGGGCGGGTGAGCGCGAACGGCTCGAAGGCCCGTGCGGCGCGATCGTCGTAGAGGACCAGAGACATCAGCGGAGGTCGCGCAGGTCCGGGGGGAGTCCCTCGACCAGCGCCTTCAGGTCCGTGGCACGGTCGACGGTCGTGACGAGTGTGACGCCATCGCGCACCACCACCACGAGGTCGCGCACGCCGTAGAGCACGACCGCGCTCCCCTCAGCGTGCACCACGTTCCCGTTCGCATCGCGCGTGATCACGCGCCCGTGGCTCGCGTTCCCGTCCGCGTCATGTGCGCGCACGCGCTGCAGCGCGCTCCACGTCCCCACGTCGTCCCACCCGAAGTCGCCGGCGAGCACGAGCACACGCTGGCTCCGCTCGAGCACCCCGACGTCGATGCTCACGCTCGTCGCCACGGCACCGAAGAAGGCGGCCGCTCCATCAGGGATGCGCGCGAGCGCGCCGGCCAGTTCCGGCGTCACCGCGCGCACCTCGTCGAGCAGGTCCTGGGCGCGCCACGCGAAGATCCCCGAGTTCCAGAGGAAGCCGTCGGCGACCATCTGCGCCGCGCGGGAGCGGTCGGGCTTCTCGACGAATCGCGCCACTCGCCGTGCCCCGTCGGGAAGCGTCTCGCCGGGCTGGATGTAGCCGAAGCCCGGGTCCGGGCGCGACGGGACGATGCCGACGGTCGCGAGCGCCATGCGCGACGCCGCCACCTCCGCCGCGCGAGCGAGGGTCTCGCGGAAGCGCTCGGGGTCCCGGATGGACCAGTCCGCATGTACGCAGAGCATCCGGGCATCGGGGCCGCCGAGGGCGACGACCTGCGCGGCCGCCCAGGTCAGCGCCGCCGCGGTGCCGGCGGGTCGGGGTTCGAGCAGCAGTTGCGACGACGTCAGCCCTGGGAGCGCCGCGAGGATCGGGTCGCGCAATCGCTCGCTCGTGAGGATCAGCACCCGCTCGCGTCCCACGAGCGGCACCAGCCGCTCGACCGTCTCGGAGAGCATCGACTGGGCCGTGATGAGCGGCAGGAGCTGCTTGGGGCGCTCCGGCGTGCTGAGCGGCCAGAAGCGCGAACCGACGCCGCCAGCCAGGACGACGGCGAAGAGTGGCGGCGTCACGAGGTCCCCTCTTTCGTAAGGTCGGCCGCTCGTGCGAGGAGGCGCTTCGGGCTGAACGGCTTGGTCATGAAGTCATCCGCGCCGCGACGCCGGGCTTCGGCCTCGTGGTGATCCTGCCCGGCGGCGGTCAGAATGAGGCAGGGCAGGGAGCGCCACCGCGCATCGGCGCGCACGCGCTCGAGGACCTCGAGTCCGCTCACCAGCGGCATCATCAGGTCGAGGATCAGCAGCCTGATCTGGGGATCCCGCTCGAGCTCCGATAGAGCCTCCGCGCCGTCGTAGACCAGCGTGACGGCGAAGGGACCCTGTTCGAGCTTGGTCTTGATGATCCGTCCGATGTGCGGCTCGTCATCGGCGACGAGCACACGGAGCGGCCCGGTGGCGGCGAGGGAACTCACGGCCGTCGGCGGGGAAGAAGGAACGGTCAGGCCAGCGCCGCGATGTTGGCGCGGTGGCGACGGAGGTCGAACAACAGGGCACCGACGTCCGCCGAGGGCTTGAGGAGGACCAGCAGGACCGCATCAGCGGACATCGCCGCGATCACGGCGGTCCCGCCGACGTGCTCATGGACTGCCGTCATCAGGTGGCCCTGACCGGCGGCGCCGGCCAGTTCGTCGGCGTGGGAGAGGATCGACGGCACGTGCGCCGCGATGCTCTCGGCGTCGAGGCCGGCGTCCGCCAGGTGATCGATCAACAGGCCGTCTCGTCCCAGCACGACGGCGGCATCGATGCCGTCCCGGCGTCGGATGGCCGCGACGAGGTCGCGAATGGTGGGCATCGCCGCTCCGGCAAAGGTTGCCGAAGTGTACCTACCGACAGAGTGAAGTCAAGCAGGTTTCGCTTGTCGCGTTCCCCCTCATCCCGTTAGCTTCCAGCACTGTGACGACCTTCCCGAATCACCTCGCGCGGCGCTCGCGCCGCGGCCTCATCGTCTCGACCCTCGCCCTCCTCGCGGGGGCCGTCGGCTGTGACGACCCGTTCAAGATCACGGCGCAGTACCCGAACGTGGACGTCACGTTCGAGCTGTGGGCGCTCGACGGTGCGCCCGCCAGCTACCCGACGGCTGTGCTCGTTCCGCAGGCGACGGCGGTGCGACTCGACGCGGCAGGCTCCTTCGACCTCGCCTTCGACATCGATGCGAGCGGGCGTGTGACCGTTCTCCCGGTCGGAACGGTCGTCTCGCCGATCTCCGGGACGCGCGTGATCGAGTTCCAGCGTGGTGTCGGGACATACAACACGATCGTCGAGGCGCCGAAGTCGGGGTGGCAGGCGGACAGTGCCCTCACGGTCAATGAGGGCCAGTCGTTCCTCGTGAAGGTCAACACGCTTTACTGCCAGTACGACCTCCAACAGGTCGTGTATGCCAAGTTCGTGGTCGACTCGGTCATCCCTGCCGAGCGTCGGATGAAGCTCTCTGCGCGCATCAACCCGAACTGCGGCTTCCGGTCCTTCCTGAGCGGCGTCCCGGAGTTCTGATCGTGCACGACCTGCGCCTGATCCGGGACCAGATCGAACAGCTGCGCGATGGCATGCGCCGCCGCGGCAAGCTCGCCCAGTACGCTGGGGACATCGACGAAGCCGAGCGTCTCGACAAGGCGCGCCGGGCGGCCATAACGGCCGTCGAGGAGAAGAAGGCGCGCCGAAACGCCGTGACGCAGGAGGTCGGCCGGCTCAAGAAGGCGAAGGCGGATGCCGAGGCCCAACTCGCGGAGTCGCGCGCGCTGGGCGAGGAGATCGCGCGCATCGAGGCGGAACTCGCACCGTTGCAGGCGCGCCTCGACGAACTGCTCCTCGGCATCCCCAACATCCCGCTCGGGGACGTGCCGGAGGGGGACGAGTCGCAGAACCGCGTCGTCCGCACCTGGGGGGAGCCGAGGGCCGCCGAGAGCGTTCGGCCGCACTGGGAGGTGGGCGCGCAACTCGGGCTGCTAGACCTCGAGCGTGGCGCGAAGGTCGCTGGGTCGGGCTTCATCGTCTATCGCGGCAAGGGCGCGCGGATGATCCGCAGCTTCATGAACGCGATGCTCGACCTCCACACCGGCGAGTTCGGGTACGAAGAGGTCTGGGTCCCGGTCGTCGTGAACCGTGCCTCGATGATCGGCACCGGCCAGCTCCCCAAGTTCGAGGACGACATGTACGCGCTCCGGGACGAGGAGCTGTTCCTCATCCCGACGGCCGAGGTGCCGGTCACGAATCTCTATCGCGACGAGATCCTCTCGGCGGAGGAGCTCCCCAAGGCGCTCTGCGCCTACAGCCCCTGCTTCCGTCGCGAGGCGGGCTCGGCGGGCAAGGACACGCGCGGCGTCCTCCGTGTGCACGAGTTCGACAAGGTCGAACTGGTGCGCTACGCGACGCCGGAGCAGTCCGAGGCGGAGCTCGAGAAGCTCCTCGGACACGCCGAGTCGGTGCTCCAGCGCCTTGGTCTGCCGTATCGGGTGGTGCTCCTCGCGGCCGGCGACACCGGATTCTCGAGTGCCAAGACGTACGACCTCGAGGTCTTCGCTCCCGGGGTGGGGAAGTGGCTCGAGGTCTCGAGCTGCTCGGTCTTCACCGACTTCCAGGCGCGACGCGCGAACATCCGGTATCGCCCGTCCGCGGGGGAAAAGCCGAGGTTCGTGCACACACTGAATGGCTCGGGGCTGGCCTTCCCGCGGATCTTCGCCGCGATACTCGAGCACTATCAGCAGCCGGACGGCACCATCGTCGTCCCCGAGGCGCTGCGCCCGTTGCTGGGCGTGGACCGCCTCGCGTGACGAGTCGCCTCAATCCCGCCCAGCAGGCCGCGGTCGAGCACCACGAGGGGCCGCTCCTTGTGGTTGCCGGCGCCGGTTCCGGCAAGACCCGCGTCCTGACGGCGCGCATCGCCCGCCTCATCGACGTGCACGCCGTCCCGCCGCAGGCGATCCTCGCGGTGACGTTCACCAACAAGGCGGCCGGCGAGATG is a window encoding:
- a CDS encoding roadblock/LC7 domain-containing protein; the encoded protein is MPTIRDLVAAIRRRDGIDAAVVLGRDGLLIDHLADAGLDAESIAAHVPSILSHADELAGAAGQGHLMTAVHEHVGGTAVIAAMSADAVLLVLLKPSADVGALLFDLRRHRANIAALA
- a CDS encoding carbonic anhydrase, whose protein sequence is MKYYQKLLQNNVEWAQEMVKEDPNFFAKREAAQTPHYLVIGCSDSRVPLELMTGALPGEMFVHRNIGNQVWETDLNVLSVVQFAVNVLDVEHVIVCGHSNCGALKAAEGPLSNGLIDHWLSDIRDIIRWHRTELDATKDHEERLHRLSHLNVMQQVGVLSRTSIIQDAWSRGRRPMLHGWVYDIGSGLIERVVEGVDSAERANAVLPKN
- a CDS encoding NTP transferase domain-containing protein, coding for MTPPLFAVVLAGGVGSRFWPLSTPERPKQLLPLITAQSMLSETVERLVPLVGRERVLILTSERLRDPILAALPGLTSSQLLLEPRPAGTAAALTWAAAQVVALGGPDARMLCVHADWSIRDPERFRETLARAAEVAASRMALATVGIVPSRPDPGFGYIQPGETLPDGARRVARFVEKPDRSRAAQMVADGFLWNSGIFAWRAQDLLDEVRAVTPELAGALARIPDGAAAFFGAVATSVSIDVGVLERSQRVLVLAGDFGWDDVGTWSALQRVRAHDADGNASHGRVITRDANGNVVHAEGSAVVLYGVRDLVVVVRDGVTLVTTVDRATDLKALVEGLPPDLRDLR
- a CDS encoding SulP family inorganic anion transporter, whose product is MPEHPSDPHSIQWRHDAPASVVVFLVALPLCLGVALASGAPPFAGVLAGIIGGLVVAPLSGSALMVSGPAAGLTAIVFAAITELKDYRAFLLAVVIGGGVQLVLAAIRAGIIGYYFPSAVIKGMLSAIGLVLILKQLPHAVGYDADSMGDETFRQANAENTFSGLSHALDAMEPGAVLIALVSLVVLFGWAATPLAKVRLFPAPLAVVVLGTGLNALFASLAPSWVLAPTHLVGLPVPAAAAEWMQQFSFPAWGAITSGAVWRIGLTLGIVASLETLLSLEATDKMDPFKREAPPNRELLAQGIGNTLSGLIGGLPLTGVIVRSAANVSAGARTRWSAILHGVLLLVAVVVIPRFLNLIPLAALAAILLHTGYKLAHPSILRSMIRLGRSQWVPYVITIVAILLTDLLVGIAIGMTVGVFIILRDTLLNPPFTVVSPAGAVLRRWQLHDHVNFLNKAALLSELEGLPPGSRVEIDGRLVRRFDADALEVLHQFSDTAQLRNIDYRLVAIPPRPLAAGAH
- a CDS encoding response regulator; translated protein: MSSLAATGPLRVLVADDEPHIGRIIKTKLEQGPFAVTLVYDGAEALSELERDPQIRLLILDLMMPLVSGLEVLERVRADARWRSLPCLILTAAGQDHHEAEARRRGADDFMTKPFSPKRLLARAADLTKEGTS
- a CDS encoding MBL fold metallo-hydrolase yields the protein MRGWTLGSGSSGNALLLESGAHRILVDCGFGPRALATRLKAIDVAPESISALLVTHEHVDHAQGAERAQKKWRWPVISSAGTLGTLREIEARWRRPIAPGTTLVIDGFSIEAVAIPHDATAPLAFAITATASGARVGVAHDLGAVPEALRRVFARCDALCLEANHDLEMLRAGPYPASLKQRIRGGRGHIGNAESASLAAELAGPSLRAVTLLHLSETNNTPALAERAVGAALRGAGYRGPVRSAARRAPEEAFWLGARPSVSVQLSLGV